The following proteins are encoded in a genomic region of Vicugna pacos chromosome 16, VicPac4, whole genome shotgun sequence:
- the LOC107035198 gene encoding LOW QUALITY PROTEIN: olfactory receptor 3A10-like (The sequence of the model RefSeq protein was modified relative to this genomic sequence to represent the inferred CDS: inserted 1 base in 1 codon; substituted 1 base at 1 genomic stop codon) encodes MEPGAWDNRTAVTEFILLGLTENIRLQPILFAIFLFAYVITVGGNLSILAAILVEPKLHTPMYYFLGNLSLLDIGCITVTVPPMLACLLTQQCRVPYAACLSQLFFFHLLAGVDCHLLTAMAYDRYLAICQPLTYSARMSREVQGALVGLCCTISFINALTHTVAVSVLDFCGPNVVNHFYCDLPPLFQLSCSSIHLNGQLLFVXATFMGVVPMILISVSYAHVTAAVLXIRSAEGRKKVFSMCGSHLTVVCIFYGTGFFSYMRLGSVSASDKDKGIGILNTILSPMLNSVIYSLRNPDVQGALRRVLTGKRPPE; translated from the exons ATGGAACCAGGTGCCTGGGACAACAGGACCGCTGTCACGGAGTTCATCCTTCTTGGCCTCACAGAGAACATAAGACTGCAACCCATCCTTTTTGCCATCTTTCTCTTTGCCTATGTAATCACGGTTGGGGGCAACCTCAGCATCCTGGCCGCCATCCTTGTGGAGCCCAAactccacacccccatgtactacTTCCTGGGGAACCTGTCTCTGCTGGACATCGGGTGCATCACTGTCACCGTTCCTCCGATGCTGGCGTGTCTCCTGACCCAGCAGTGCAGAGTTCCCTATGCAGCCTGCCTCTCACAGCTCTTCTTTTTCCACCTCCTGGCTGGCGTGGACTGCCACCTCTTGACagccatggcctatgaccgctaccTGGCCATCTGCCAGCCCCTCACCTACAGCGCCCGCATGAGCCGAGAAGTCCAGGGCGCCCTGGTGGGCCTCTGCTGCACCATCTCCTTCATCAATGCTCTGACTCACACAGTGGCTGTGTCCGTGCTGGACTTCTGTGGCCCTAACGTGGTCAATCACTTCTACTGTGACCTCCCGCCCCTTTTCCAGCTCTCCTGCTCCAGCATCCACCTCAATGGGCAGCTGCTTTTTG GGGCCACCTTCATGGGGGTGGTCCCCATGATCCTCATCTCTGTGTCCTACGCCCATGTCACAGCCGCCGTCCTGTGAATCCGCTCAGCGGAGGGCAGGAAGAAGGTGTTCTCCATGTGTGGCTCCCACCTCACCGTGGTCTGCATCTTTTATGGAACCGGCTTCTTCAGCTACATGCGTCTGGGCTCAGTGTCAGCATCGGACAAGGACAAAGGGATTGGCATCCTCAATACTATCCTCAGCCCCATGCTGAACTCAGTCATCTACAGCCTCCGGAACCCTGATGTGCAGGGCGCCCTGAGGAGGGTGCTGACGGGGAAGCGGCCCCCTGAGTAA